The window AAGGGCTAGAAACTCCCATCCAGGAAGCTGggacaaaaaccaaacaaattctTCATTATAATGTTGACTTCAATTCAGTAATTTAGGCTACATCCAGGAATGTGGGAACAGATTCTGTCATTCCCATGGGTTAGAATCCCTCTTGATCTTGACCTCAAATGACCATGAGAATACTTCAGGGCGTCACAATAACTCCATGCCCACCTGATCCTCTCTCTGTTGTCTACAGGTGCTGTGGCCCAGTCAaagaaaggtaggaaaaaaagaCTTCTTTCTGTCCCTAATCTCTGAGGAAATTCATAGAAATGTGACTTGCTACAGAAGTAGTGCACACCTCTAAACTCAACTCCTTGGAGTAttacaagttccagaccagcttcagcaacttagcaagacccttagcaattagtgagaccctgtctcaaaataaaaaataaaaagggatgtggctcagtggtaaagcacacctggattTAATGCccaatactgaaaataaaaagtcccTCAGAAGGAAACAGTTTTAGAAAGGATGAGGTGAAGGGTGATAGATAGCTGCTATCTCCATTATCAACAAAATCAGCCCTGCTGCAACCTGTTCTGGGCAGCTTTCCTATAGATAAGCAATGTCTGGTCCTTGCAGGAGAAAGAGGAACCTGGTAAATAGACAGGTCACATGTAACTGTGACCTGTGAGCCATTAGCATTGGCAACACCTAGGAGTATGTTTATAATGCAGAATCTCTCCTCACTAGGACTACACATTGAAGTTTGAGGCACAACTTTATTACTACACTAAAGGTCTTCTCCTGGTACCCTGAGGTAGAGGGAATTTCAGAGGCAAGACCCTTAACAGAATATCGGGCTTTTCCTTTTCAGAAGAACATCTGATAAAAGTGAATGACGATCGAGAAGATGGTTCAGTACTTCTGACTTGTAACTTGACCGACAAATACATACAATGGTTTAAAGATTCTCCAAATACACTTGTCCAAAATACAAGtgaaaaaacattcaatataGGAAGTAATGCCAAAGACCCTCAAGGGATATATTGGTGTGGAGGATCAGAGTCCATTTCAAGGCCATTCCAAGTTTATTATAGAAGTATGTAATCCCCTTTGGTTTGTTTGTTGTGAAATTAAGTGGTGCTTACTCTTCTGGTGAGATTACTGTCTAGGATGAAGGTAGAAATAGATACTGAACAGTGACTACAGTAATAGCCATTTCTCTTCATCTcagtttgcttctttttttttttttttttttttttttttttttttgctgggaggtaggtactggggattgaactcaggggcactccaccactgagccacatccccagccctattttgtatttcatttagagacagggtctctctgagttacttttagcacctcgctttttgaggggctggctttgaacttgcaatcctgctgtctcagcctcccaagccactgggattacaggcgctgCTTTTTTAATAAgacagttttctcatctttttgaAAAAGCATAATTAGTCCTGTAAACGCTGGCTTACTTTTGGTTGGGCCCCATGAATTGGAGAAGTTTAGCAACACTGGTAAACTGAGTTGGGTGGAGGAGTGGGAATGTAAGGAAGATTACAAGGTGAGCAGCAGTGAAGAGAGGGATACAGGGGTGGGGAGAACAGGACCTGGGTTTTCTTCTATTCCACATAGTTCCTGGGCTTCCCTAGGACTTCTCAGTGAGGAACATTGAGAAGCACTGAGTTCTTGGTCCAAGGATCTTCCCTAACCATACCTCTAACAGAGGGAGAAGCCTGCAGCCCCAGACAGAAGTGTTGTTGCTGGTAGGCAGGAGAAAAAGATCCAGGAAGAACAACACTCACACCCTATGGGAGGCTCATGCCTCACTGTGCCTGGTTTCCCCCAGTGTGTCAGAACTGCATTGAGCTAAATGCAGCCACCGTATCTGGCTTCATCTTCGCTGAAATCATCAGCATTTTCTTCCTTGCTGTTGGAGTCTACTTTATTGCTGGACAGGACGGAGTTCGCCAGTCAAGAGGTAAAAGAGGGCTGAGGGTAtggcctagtggtagagcacctggctAGCATGCATAAGTCCCTGGATTAGATCCCCTGcgccacaaaaacaaaatgaggaGGTAAAAAAATGTTCTTACCTGAGATGTGGAACCACCCGAGAACTTACCTTTCCTTCCTACCAAAATAGACCCAATAACAGAGACCATGCTGGCACATGTTGCTAATGTGCAGACTTGGGTAAGGCAGGAAAGAGACATTTGGTGTTACCCCAGTATATTTACCTGTCCCAAGACCCAACCTCCTCTGATTTGTTCTCTGTGTTTTTTGAAAACTCTTTACTGAAGTAAAACTTACATATAGAAAAGTGAATCACAAGCTTACAGCTGAAAACATTCAACAAAACATCCATGCATCCAGCACCCAGTTTAAGAAAGAAAGTattggcctggggttgtggctcagtggtagagtgcttgcctagcatgtgtgagacactgggtttgattctcagtaccatataccaataaatgagtaaaataaaggtccatcaacaactaaaattttaaaaaaatatataaagaaagaaagaaaatatcaccaaCATCATAGAAGCTCCTCTTAGGATCATTTTCAACCACTACCCATCCCACTACCCCACTACTATCCTGACTTCTAACAACAGAGATCAATGTATCCTATTTCATTGTGGTTGTTCTTTAGGCAAATGAACTCATGCAATAAGAATTCTTGTGCATGGCTTCTCTCACTCAAAAATACACTTATGAGATTTATCCATGTTCTTGTATATTGTTGATTCTTATACTATTTAGTATTCCATTGAGTGaatatggtctttttttttttttttttttttttttttgttcaggggcacttaaccatggagccacatcccagcccttttttatatttagagacagagtctccctgagttactaagggccttgctaagttgctgaggctgactttgaactcatgatcttcctgcctgtctcctaagccactgggattttagcCATGCACTGCCATGCCCAAATGGACCATATTTTTAATACTAAACACAAATATGCCTTTTGTTTTTATCcttccaagaaataaaaaaaataatatgagattgaaaattttatcaaaataccaatgtcaATTTATCAttcttatgtatgtatattttattttttgtgcagCTTCAGACAAGCAGACTCTGTTACCCAATGACCAGCTTTACCAGGTAAGGGATAAGGAATGAAAGAC is drawn from Urocitellus parryii isolate mUroPar1 chromosome 4, mUroPar1.hap1, whole genome shotgun sequence and contains these coding sequences:
- the Cd3g gene encoding T-cell surface glycoprotein CD3 gamma chain, with protein sequence MEQGKGLTRFILATILLQGAVAQSKKEEHLIKVNDDREDGSVLLTCNLTDKYIQWFKDSPNTLVQNTSEKTFNIGSNAKDPQGIYWCGGSESISRPFQVYYRMCQNCIELNAATVSGFIFAEIISIFFLAVGVYFIAGQDGVRQSRASDKQTLLPNDQLYQPLKDREDDQYSRLQGNHQRKK